The Bacteroides ovatus genomic interval TTAAAGCCTTGAATTTTTCCACAAAGTCTTTATCCATATCACAGACATCCTCTTTCGCCAACGTTTGTCCGTCACCAAAGAACTGTTTCAGGCGGCGATGTGAATCTATCAGATTACGAACGCGTGCCAACAGCAATTGCGAACTGAAGGGCTTGGAGATATAAGAATCCGCACCTCCGTCATATCCCTGAATCCGTTGTTCATCCAAAGAACAGGCTGTCAATAGGATGACAGGGATATGGCAGGTTTGCAGTTCGCTTTTCAGCCGACGGCAACACTCTATTCCATCAATACCAGGCATCATCACATCAGAGATTATCAAGTCCGGAACATATTTCATTGCTTTGCGGATACCCTCCGAACCGTCTGCTGCTTCAATTACAGTATAATCGGTATGGAGTAATCCGCGTACATACGAACGGATATCTGCATTATCATCAATTACCAAAACGGAAGGATTGGAAGAATCATAGCCTTTTTCCAGTTCCTCTTCTTCGGCAGCTAAAGTTTCATTCAGGTCGGAAGAGGCGGGAGATCCGGGAGAAGCAGGATTTAAAGGAACTGCAGAGATTGATGACTTTAGAGAATCTTCGGCCAGAATAGTTTCACAAGTCTGTACCGGTAAATCAACGGTAAAGACAGTGCCCTGCTTTTCATCACTTTCCACAGAAATTGTACCTTTATGCAATTCAACGAAAGCTTTGACCAATGCAAGTCCGATTCCCGAACCGGCATGGTGCATATCTATTTTATAAAAACGATCGAAAATGCTCCGAATATGTTCGGCGGAAATCATTGAACCGGTATTGGCAACAGTAAAACGAATCCAGCGAGTATCCTCTTTCGTTAAGGAAGATAAACGAACCGTTATCTTTCCATTTTCCGGTGTGAACTTGAACGCGTTGGAAAGCAGATTAAAATAAATACGTTCCAACTTTTCCATATCCGCCAATGTATGGTAATCCGTATCCGGCATATTATCAAAAGAGAAATGAATGTGTTTCTTCCGGGCCGCTGCAAGGAATGATTCGTTCCAGCCCTCAAAAGAGGAAAGAACATCTATCTGAACAGGTGTATATTCCATCTTACCGTTCTCGTATTTACGGAAATCCAGAATCTGATTGACAAGACGTAAGAGGATATTCACGTTTCGTTGAATCAGCATCAACATTCGATGCTGATCTCCACTTAGTGTATGATCGGCCAATAAATGTTCTACCGGATCGGCAACCAATGTAAGCGGAGTACGGAAATCGTGAGATATATTTGTGAAGAACACCAGTTTGGCATGCGTTGCCTCTTCCAGTTGATGAGAAAGCTGGATGAGCTGATCCCGTTGCTCTTCCAGTTTGTCCCGCTGTTCTTCTAATTGGTCGCGTTGTTCCTCTAACTTGTCCCGCTGCTCTTCCAACTGTTTCTTCTGCTCGGAAAGTTCCTTATTCAGACGATTTTTAGCACGGAGAGATTTATAGACTACCAATAATAAACCTGCCACCAATAGAAGAATAACCAAACCACCATACATCACCACCTGCTGTGTAGCAACCCGAGACAGATATCCGCCGATACGTCCGTTCAATGTTTCAATCTTCTGATCCAGTTCCGAGATATGAGTCGTCTGAAGTTGCATGACATGCGCATTCGTACGGTCGACCACCGCAGTGTTCATGACCGTTTCCCGGGGATAAGGCTTTTTCTCAAGGATATTCATTGCCAGTTGCATCACTTTGTCGCCATTGGTCGGATAAATAAAAGTAGCATTCAACACACTGTCGAGCACCATTTCCAATCCGTTACCTTTGCCGGGGAGAGCATCGATACCGACAAAAATCATTTCCTTCTCCCGTCCCACTTTCTTTGCAGCCTGATAAGCTCCCGGAGCAATACGGTCATTATGCGCATACACGGCGTCTATCTTCGGATGCCGACGGAGCATACTATCCATTTCCACTTCCGCCGGTTCACGCTCCCACGCAGCATCCGCTTTATCAATCAGTTTGATATCCGGAAAGTTACTGATAGCAGCCATAAATCCTTGATGGCGTTCCATGGCAGGAGTTGAGCCACCCAGTCCGGTAAGTTCCACCACATTCCCTTTTCCTTTCAAGCTTGACGCAATATAATTGCCTACCGCACGTCCTATTTCATAATTGTCGGCACCGATATAGGCAGTATATTTATCAGAAAGAATCTTCCGGTCTACCAGGATGACAGGTATTCCCTTTTGATAGGCTTCCTCTACAATCGGAGTCATGGGGGCCGCTTCGTTGGCAGAGATAATCAATAAGTCAACCCCTTCATCTATAAAATAATGAACGTCTTCCGCCTGTTTGCGATTATCATCCGCAGCCGACCGGATTTCAACCGATACTCCATCATAAAACATTGCTTCGCGAAGAATTTCATCATTCATCTTATGCCGCCAGGAGTCATCGCTGCATTGCGCCACCCCGATACGGAAACGCGGTGCATCCTGCCGACAAGCCGTCATGCCAAGAAGACAGAGCAAGACTGCTATCCACTTCGTATATCCCATCATTCTAATCATTCTCATTTTTTTCGTATTTCTTTCTATGACCCAAATGGACGATTGAGAACAAAAATAAGAAATAAAACTGTGAGTATGCTATCTATCATCCAATTATTCTCATCATTACCCTCCAAAGAAATGCAAAACAGTTCCCAATATTCAACCGGAAATTATTAACAAAAGTATAAAGCGTAAGACAAACACTCAATAAATGTTATAAAACATCTCTTTTTATTTGGATTATTTGCAGATTTAGCAGAAGTCCGTATCTTTGCAATGTGTTTTTCATAGTATTAGATTTAAGGTTAACAAAGGTTGGAGCAAGGCGTTGCTCCTTTTTTTATGTCTATACCTCTCATATCATACGAATCATGCAAAAAGAACAAGAGGTATATTCCCACAGACTGAGATATACCTCTATACTTACTTTCCATCAAACAATTACATTAGTTTGTCTTTCAAAACCTGCGGAAGTTCGGGCATTGCACCGCTTTGCGTGCAGACATAAGCAGAAACTTCAACGGCAAGTTTATGAGCTTCAGGAACCGGTTTTCCATTGAGAATAGAAGCACAGAAAGCAGCGGTAAAAGAATCACCTGCTCCCACCGTATCGGCAACCGGAACTCTCGGCGTCTCTTGGAAAGAGACAACACCCGGAGTAAACACATAACTACCATTAATTCCGCAAGTCAGAATCAGCATCTTCAGGTTGTATTTTGCCAACAGAATCCAACATTTATCCTGTAAGTCGATGCCGGGATAGCCAAACATACGGCTGATGGTCACCAGTTCTTCGTCGTTTATCTTCAGAATGTTGCAACGGCGGAAAGATTCGCGCAATACCTCTTTGGTGTAGAAGTCCTGGCGGAGATTAATATCAAAGATTTTCAGTTGTCCGTCTATGTCGGGCATCGTATCCAGAAAACGGTTGATAGTGGCACGGCTCACTTCATTACGTTGAGCCAGGGAACCGAAGCAAACGGCGCGCGTACTCAATGCCAAACGTTTCAGTTCATCCGTAAAAGGTATGTTATCCCATGCCACGCCTTCTTTGATTTCGTAACAAGGCACTCCCTCGTTATCCAGTGTCACCTGTACCGTACCGGTAGGATAATCCACTTGTTCAATCTGCGTTTTCAGTTTCTTCTCGTTGAATACGTTCAGAATCTCGTCTCCCAACTCATCCTTGCCTACGGCACTCACCACGCGACTGTCAAAACCAAACTGTGATACATGATAGGCAAAGTTTGCCGGAGCACCACCTATTTTCTTTCCTTCGGGCAACACATCCCAAAGTGCCTCGCCCATTCCTACGATTATATTATTCATGATCTACGGATTTTATTGTTTCCAAAGTTATAAAATTATTTTTTAATACGGAACGTATAGAACAAGAGATAAAGCACGCCCACTGTCATTACGGCTACTGCCCCACTCTGTCCCATGGCATCGGATGCTACTCCCATAGCCAACGGAAATACCGTGCCGCCAAACAGTCCCATAATCATCAGACCGGAAACTTCATTTTTCTTACCCGGCAGGTAAAGCAATGCCTGCGAGAAGACTACGGAGAACACATTGGAGTTACCGAAACCAATCAGACCGATGCATACATAAATCATTGTCTTGTCATGGAATATAAACAAACCTGCCATCGCTATCAGCATCATCACAACGCTAATCCCGAAGAAAGACTTCGGTGACATCTTACGTAAAATGAAAGAACCGAGGAAGCAGCCTGCCGTACGGAAGATGAAATAAAGGCTTGTTGCAAAAGCCGCATCATCAAGGCCCATGCCGAGACGTTCCATCAAAATCTTGGGGGCAGTGGTATTTGTTCCCACATCAATTCCAACGTGACACATGATACCGATGAAAGAAAGCAGGATAAACGGTTTGCCAAGCAAAGCGAGACATTGTCCGAAAGTAGACGGTTTGCCTTCTTCTTTTTCTTCTTTAATCTGTGTGACATTGAGCAACAGGATAGCAATAACGGCTACAATCATGTAAATCGGGAACAGGATGCGCCAGCCTAAATCGAAAGTCGGAATGGCTTGTGTCGCTCCCCACATGGCAATATAAGGAGCAAGGAAAGAGGCAATGGCTTTCACAAACTGGCCGAAAGTCAGGCTACTTGCCAAACGGTCGCCACGTACGATGTTAGAAAGCAACGGATTCAGGGAAGTCTGCATCAACGCGTTTCCGATGCCCAGAAGGGAGAAAGAAATCAGCATCAGCATATAGCTGTCTCCGAAAACCGGCAATAACAAAGAAGCAAAAGTCACAAGCAAACTAAGCAATACGGTTTTCTTCTGACCGATGCGGCTCATCAACATGCCTGTGGGTACGGAGAAAATCAGAAACCAGAAGAATACCAGTGAAGGGAAGATATTCGCCTGCGAGTCCGACAGACCGAGGTCTGCCTTTACATAATTGGAGGCAATGCCTACCAGGTCAACAAATCCCATGGCAAAGAAGCAAAGCATCACCGGGATTAGTTTGGAAAGGGAAGAGTTTTTACTGTTTTCCATTGTTTTTTTTATCTAAATATGTTATCATCATTTGTTTATATCATAAATTTAGGCACGGATTAGGCGGATTACACGGCTTCTTGAATGATGGCTATCAGATAGCAACCGTCTAATCCGCGTAATCCGTGCCTAATAATATAAAATTATATTTTGCATGAGTACTTATTCTATTTATATCATGCAGTTATATGATTCAATTTACAATCTGCTGTTAGTCGTGTGGGTACTTACCGTTAGTTATCTGTTCGTCGCCTATATGAATCACGCTCTCCTTATTGCATCAATACCTCAAGCCTACGGTATCTTTATCTTAAACCTACGGCATAGTAACCTTGAAGCTACGGTATTACTAACTTACCACGGCCGTGGTAGGAATTCGTCATGGCTGTGGGAAGATCTTTCCACGGCCATGGTAGGAACTCGTCACGGCCGTGACGAATCAGTAATACCGTAGGTTTAACACAAGTATATCCCTACTATCCACCTACTATCCCTTAAGGAAAGATGTATTCATCCATAGGGAAACAAATAAAGAGCGCATAGGGCGAACAAGAGATATTTATGGCTTCAACTTATGAACCACAAACGAATCTACTTTATAAGCTCCTCCTTTACTGTAAAAGTTGATATGATTGTAAGGTTCCGAAGGGAATACCTGATTGGTCATCACAAAACGTCCACCATTTCCAAAGGCTTCCACACTGGATTTATCCACAAACAGACGGAGTTTCAATGCCTCTTTGCCGCCTTGTTCCTCGTTTCCACCTTGCTCAATTGCTGTCCAGGTCAACATCGGGAAATTCTCATTGAAGCTGACCTCTCCGCTCTTGCGACGATCCATTGAGAATTTCTTTTCTTTCATGTCATACTGCATATCCACTTCTTCGCCTTTGTCATTGTAGAGACGGAAGCCGATTACGTCTGCACGTTGATTTTCGATTGTCAATTCTATTTCGTATGCACCGTCATTGCCGGGAATCATTTCTTTGATTGTGCGTGTTCCGTTTACTTTGAACGAGCGTTTCTTGGAAGCATCACGCAAAGCCAGCAGTTCGGGAGAGGGAGCTGATTGGAGGTAAGTCTCACCATCTACGGTAAACAGGCTCAAGTCACGGGGAACGGAATTCGGGCTACGGTATTGGGAGGTAGGAACATCGTTTGCGTATTGCCAGTTGCTCATCCATGCGATAGCGATACGGCGGTTGTCGGGAGCATCGCTCCAAGTTACGGTGGCGTAATGGTCTTTTCCCCAGTCCATCCATTTGGTTTTGGAAGGGAATTCGTTTACAAACTCTTTTCCGTTGAAGGAGCCTACAAAATATTGAGTAGCACTTCCTCCGAAAGGACCTCCGGGATTCAAATTACAAAGCAGCACCCATTTCTTATCATTGGTACCTTCTACTGGAAGTTCAAACAAATCGGGACATTCCCAAACACCACCATGTGCACCTTGCCCTTCACCGAAACGACTTTCAAAGGTCCAATCTTTCAGATTAGGAGAAGAGAATATCTGCATCTCCTGCCCTACTGCTAATACCATGATCCAGCGTTTGGTGTTTTCATACCAAAATACTTTCGGGTCGCGGAAGTCACGCGCTTCGGACGTCAGTACCGGATTATTCTCATATTTGGTGAAAGTACGTCCGTTGTCAGTACTGTAAGCAATGCTTTGTACTTGTCGGTCACTGTTTTGTGTATAGATGGCGATAATGGCACCTGCACCAAAACCGGCTGTATTATCAAAATCGACAACTGCCGAGCCACTGAAAATTGTCCCCAATGCATCGGGAGCAATAGCTACAGGAAGATGTTTCCAGTTTACAAGATCTTGGCTGATAGCATGTCCCCAACTCATATTTCCCCATTTGGAACCATAAGGATTGTATTGATAGAAAAGGTGGTATTCACCGTCTTTATATACCATTCCATTAGGATCATTCATCCACCCATAAAGAGGTGAGAAATGATAAGTAGGACGGAACTTTTCACGGTTGCCCGTATCGAACGTGTCGGACAATTTCATTTCCTTGCAACAAACAGCAGAAAGTTTCCCCCGTATAGGATCATTCGAGCCTAATTTAAATTTCAACAGTATGTTTTTACCAGCATAAGCCGAAAGATCCAGCGGAACAAAATAGTCCACTCTGTTCACTGCCAGACGAACATCCGCAACATTCACCTCTTTATTATTAACGATCATGCTGACACGTACATCAGGCATTACCTCCTCTACAGGTAAAAGCAAATAACGTTGATTTGTATTTATCTGTACCAGGCAATGTCCTTCACCCAAATCTTTTATTAATAAGGAAGAAGTATCGGCCGAAGCATCCAAAAATGAGAAAATCATCATAACCAGGATAGTCAAAAAGGTCTGTACTTGTTTAAACGAGAATAATACATTCATGTCAGATGGTATTAGAGTTAATTATTAATATTCAATGTCTTCTATTTGTCACCATGCAAAGATAGGTGCAACGGATAGTTACACCTATCACTTTTGTTTCAAAAGATAAAAAAAATGTTACCGATCTATTTCTTAGCGCTTAGATAATGTAATATATTCTTCGTCATGAGCACAATATTATCTTGATAAACGTTTATATTACTATTCTGATTCCATTCGTAAGCAGCCAGACCGAGAGCTATACATGTACCTTGATATTCCGCTGTCGGAGCAAACTCTACCATTCCGGCACAACAATAATCCGTTACGTGTCCCCAAGTCGCCAAAACGGTAGCTTTATTTTCTTCTTCAAACGCTTTCACCACATTTCCTGCATTGGGATAAAGAGCGGGGAAGCCATAAGCATTCAAGTCCCACATACAGTTATGGTCTTCACGCCGTCCAGGCCCGATCAACGGGAATGTTTCATGGGGGAATTGGGAAGAAGTAACCATACCAGCAAAAACCGGATGAGCCCGATGATCATACTCCATTCCGATATTGGCATTAATTGTCCAAATGTCTGCCCCATCTCCTCCTTCACCATCTGCAAATATTCCGGGAGCGCGTTCGGTACGTCCAAATGGTACAACCAATTGAGTCGCATGATTGCTTAAGAACAGGTTTCCGCCATTCTTATAATAAGTAGCCAACGCGGCAATTGCATCAGCAGACAAAGGTAATTTATCCCATCCTGCTCCAATGCCGACACGGTCTATATGTACCCAAATAACATCATAAGCAGAAAGGTCCTCATCAGTCAATGTAGCGGAAGTAATGACTTTACCATTTACAAATTGCTTCTTGAACCACGCATAGGAAGCTTTTTCATCATCATCTTCTATCTCTTCGGGAGTATCATACGTTATCACGTAAGCTGCATTTGTCAAATCCTGCGCTTCGGAAGGTTTCACCTTTATATTTTCTTCCGTCACTCCGCAATCTATCACTTCGGACGACTCGCTGATATAAAATACCTGATTGCTGCTCGTATTCTCTATCGTGAAACTTGCGAAACGATTATTTTCACCTTCCGCAGCATTCACAGTCACAGGGTTTTCTATATTGTCACTCCAAGCCACCTGAATGGTGTTCGATGTGAAATGATTATATTCGCCTTTCACATGAATCACGCCATAGTCTGCTTCTTTGCCATTGAGTTGATTTTCGCTTCTGTTTACAGTGAACAAGTTATCGCTTATCAGATTGTTTTGTCCGCTTATATCAAAGAAAGTCATTTTGTTTCCAGTAAATTCATTATCCGAGATATTCACCCGGTTACAACCTATAAAATTAGCACAGCGATCATCATTTGCCGTTAGTTTGTTGTGAGAAAATATCAGATTACTTTCTCCGGAAATACGTGCCGTTACACCGCCCTGTGTTGAGCCGAATACAGAATTGGTTACCATATTCTGTATGCCACCATTCATATCAATGCCATTCACTACATCGGTTGCATCTATCCGAGCTAATGTTATGGCGTCACACCCTTGGAGTTTAATGCCCTGGTACATATTTTCCATTTTAATATTGAAGAAGTGCAGGCGGTCATTATCATGTTCTACATAAATTCCGGTTCCCTGATGGTCACCCTTCCCCACAAGCGTAAGTCCGTTTACCTCCACACCGCTAATACGGTTTTTGCGTCCGTCTATATCGGCAACAGGGGCAACGTGTAACGCATATTCGGCATTTCCAAGCACCAGACGACTTTCCCTCGTATCGGCAGCAGTAGTAACCGCTTCATCATTCACACCTTTCAATGTTACGAAATTACGCGTAAGTTGAATGGGACTATCCAAACGAAAAGTACCTTCGGGAATAAGTATCGTTCCTCCCTCGGGCGGAAGATCGGCTATAATAGCATTTATAAGATCAGCACAATCAGTGGCCCCATCGGTTGGAAGTCCGAATTGGGTTATGTCTATAATCTTCTGACCGTTACATTCATCACAGAGAGTATAGGTATCGTCATTGCTGCAAGATGTGCCCAACATCAGGAGCATTCCGCTTATTAAGAATTTATTTATCTTCATGGTGTTACTATATTAATAATGGTGTATGTTGAGGAGGTTATTCTACTATGCTCACCTTATCAGATGATACACAATTAGAGACTTCAGTTCCTGCGTTCACCAGGAATACCCGATAACTCTCCAAATTATCTATAAAGCAGTTTTTGAACACATTTCCTGTTCCTTGAGTAGCATTTACGGCCACAGCATCAGTATAAGCCCATTCACATGACAAACTGTTGGATACAAACATATTGTTGTTACCCTTTACATTGATTATGCCAAAGTCATCACCATGGTCGAGCATCTGATTTTGAAGAGCTCCGGTAAGCCAAAAAATATTCTTATTTACCCGATTATCATTACCACTCAACACGAGAATACCATTGTAGTAGCTTTTGAAATTATTACCTTCAACAATACAGTTATTACAACCATCAAGCACTAAATTTTCACGTCCGTCAGGATAGACCTGATTATTTACAAACGAAAGTTTGTTCACTCCCTGCGCCTTACAGGTTATGCCAGTGGGCTGAGCACCCAGTTGGCAATTCTTGATATTAATATTCTCGCCACCAATCAGCACCATACTATTGGGAAGCTCACATACCCAGCAATTGATTATCTGCATGTTTTTCGCTTGTTCTATCTTGACGCCTGTATGCAAATTTATACCAATAATATTAGAAAGCATTCCATCATCACTCGTACCGGCAAAGTGTATGCCGATGTTCTTAGCTTCCGTACCACCGGACACCATCAGGTTCATAATCTTTACACCCTTCACGCCTGTCTCTACTTTTATAGCAGCTTCGGCATTACGCGCCACCAATTTACTTCCGCCACCAGGACCCAACAACTCATTTATTCCATTCACATCAATATTGCTACGCATACCGGGATTCAACCCTTTGAATGTCACATTGTGCTTATTAATCACAATGGGAGCGTCGAGCACAAAATCACCTTCAGGAATAACCACTACTCCCCCTTCGGAAGGCAAGGAAGCAATAGCACTATTAATGGCTTTCGAACAATCCGTCTTTCCATCGCCAACAGCTCCGAATGTGGTAACATCGCCTTCGATTTCAGTATGAGTGCCGTAACACAACAGATTATCATCACTATCGCAAGCCGTGAACAAACACAGACAGAAAGTGCTAAGCAAATATCTTTTTATTTTCATCATATTTATATTTAAGGAATTTATACTAGTTAAACTTACCGTATCCGGGATTCTGCACATAATTGCCTTCAGAGAAGTTATATTGTGCATTGGGAATAGGCAAATATTCATCTCTGCCACGAACAAAGCGAGCACCACGATAATAAACGCGCTTATTCTGCTCCACACTAATGTAGCTGTTCATGGTTTCCGCAGCAATCCCCCAACGTACCAAGTCGAAGAAACGGTCACCTTCCATAGCAAACTCCATACGGCGTTCCCAACGTAATGCCTTGCGGGCAAAGTCCTGACTCCAGCCCTCAGCAGGATATTCGCCTATCAGATAATTAGCTGCATCCTGTTCGGAATGTTCAAAGTCTTTTACATAAGGACTATTTTTGGCACGCAGACGAATACGGTTAATAATTTTGCGAGCCTCTTCCAGTCCGGTAGCTTCGCCAATCTCTATCAAGGCTTCAGCCTTCCATAACAACACATCAGCATAGCGAATTATCTGCCAGTTGAGATGAGAAGCTCCCCAAGGCCAACCTTGGAACATATCTTCACTTTCAGGCGAGATGTAGAAGCGCTTTGTACAATTAAAGCCATATTCACCGCTGTTACGTATCCAGTTTGCTTTACAAGGCTCAACGGTATATGTTTTCCAAGTGATACCAGGACGACCGGTAACGAAATCCAAACGAGGATCCACAGTTGCATCAATGTTGGTGAGCTCACTTCCTTCGTATATTCCATAGTCATCGGCGTTGAAAGTATCAAACAAAGGCAATCC includes:
- a CDS encoding substrate-binding domain-containing protein yields the protein MGYTKWIAVLLCLLGMTACRQDAPRFRIGVAQCSDDSWRHKMNDEILREAMFYDGVSVEIRSAADDNRKQAEDVHYFIDEGVDLLIISANEAAPMTPIVEEAYQKGIPVILVDRKILSDKYTAYIGADNYEIGRAVGNYIASSLKGKGNVVELTGLGGSTPAMERHQGFMAAISNFPDIKLIDKADAAWEREPAEVEMDSMLRRHPKIDAVYAHNDRIAPGAYQAAKKVGREKEMIFVGIDALPGKGNGLEMVLDSVLNATFIYPTNGDKVMQLAMNILEKKPYPRETVMNTAVVDRTNAHVMQLQTTHISELDQKIETLNGRIGGYLSRVATQQVVMYGGLVILLLVAGLLLVVYKSLRAKNRLNKELSEQKKQLEEQRDKLEEQRDQLEEQRDKLEEQRDQLIQLSHQLEEATHAKLVFFTNISHDFRTPLTLVADPVEHLLADHTLSGDQHRMLMLIQRNVNILLRLVNQILDFRKYENGKMEYTPVQIDVLSSFEGWNESFLAAARKKHIHFSFDNMPDTDYHTLADMEKLERIYFNLLSNAFKFTPENGKITVRLSSLTKEDTRWIRFTVANTGSMISAEHIRSIFDRFYKIDMHHAGSGIGLALVKAFVELHKGTISVESDEKQGTVFTVDLPVQTCETILAEDSLKSSISAVPLNPASPGSPASSDLNETLAAEEEELEKGYDSSNPSVLVIDDNADIRSYVRGLLHTDYTVIEAADGSEGIRKAMKYVPDLIISDVMMPGIDGIECCRRLKSELQTCHIPVILLTACSLDEQRIQGYDGGADSYISKPFSSQLLLARVRNLIDSHRRLKQFFGDGQTLAKEDVCDMDKDFVEKFKALIEAKMGDSNLNVEDLGKDMGLSRVQLYRKIKSLTNYSPNELLRIARLKKAASLLASSDMTVAEIGYEVGFSSPSYFTKCYREQFGESPTDLLKRKG
- a CDS encoding carbohydrate kinase family protein produces the protein MNNIIVGMGEALWDVLPEGKKIGGAPANFAYHVSQFGFDSRVVSAVGKDELGDEILNVFNEKKLKTQIEQVDYPTGTVQVTLDNEGVPCYEIKEGVAWDNIPFTDELKRLALSTRAVCFGSLAQRNEVSRATINRFLDTMPDIDGQLKIFDINLRQDFYTKEVLRESFRRCNILKINDEELVTISRMFGYPGIDLQDKCWILLAKYNLKMLILTCGINGSYVFTPGVVSFQETPRVPVADTVGAGDSFTAAFCASILNGKPVPEAHKLAVEVSAYVCTQSGAMPELPQVLKDKLM
- a CDS encoding MFS transporter; the protein is MENSKNSSLSKLIPVMLCFFAMGFVDLVGIASNYVKADLGLSDSQANIFPSLVFFWFLIFSVPTGMLMSRIGQKKTVLLSLLVTFASLLLPVFGDSYMLMLISFSLLGIGNALMQTSLNPLLSNIVRGDRLASSLTFGQFVKAIASFLAPYIAMWGATQAIPTFDLGWRILFPIYMIVAVIAILLLNVTQIKEEKEEGKPSTFGQCLALLGKPFILLSFIGIMCHVGIDVGTNTTAPKILMERLGMGLDDAAFATSLYFIFRTAGCFLGSFILRKMSPKSFFGISVVMMLIAMAGLFIFHDKTMIYVCIGLIGFGNSNVFSVVFSQALLYLPGKKNEVSGLMIMGLFGGTVFPLAMGVASDAMGQSGAVAVMTVGVLYLLFYTFRIKK
- a CDS encoding DUF4980 domain-containing protein — its product is MNVLFSFKQVQTFLTILVMMIFSFLDASADTSSLLIKDLGEGHCLVQINTNQRYLLLPVEEVMPDVRVSMIVNNKEVNVADVRLAVNRVDYFVPLDLSAYAGKNILLKFKLGSNDPIRGKLSAVCCKEMKLSDTFDTGNREKFRPTYHFSPLYGWMNDPNGMVYKDGEYHLFYQYNPYGSKWGNMSWGHAISQDLVNWKHLPVAIAPDALGTIFSGSAVVDFDNTAGFGAGAIIAIYTQNSDRQVQSIAYSTDNGRTFTKYENNPVLTSEARDFRDPKVFWYENTKRWIMVLAVGQEMQIFSSPNLKDWTFESRFGEGQGAHGGVWECPDLFELPVEGTNDKKWVLLCNLNPGGPFGGSATQYFVGSFNGKEFVNEFPSKTKWMDWGKDHYATVTWSDAPDNRRIAIAWMSNWQYANDVPTSQYRSPNSVPRDLSLFTVDGETYLQSAPSPELLALRDASKKRSFKVNGTRTIKEMIPGNDGAYEIELTIENQRADVIGFRLYNDKGEEVDMQYDMKEKKFSMDRRKSGEVSFNENFPMLTWTAIEQGGNEEQGGKEALKLRLFVDKSSVEAFGNGGRFVMTNQVFPSEPYNHINFYSKGGAYKVDSFVVHKLKP
- a CDS encoding DUF4960 domain-containing protein — encoded protein: MKINKFLISGMLLMLGTSCSNDDTYTLCDECNGQKIIDITQFGLPTDGATDCADLINAIIADLPPEGGTILIPEGTFRLDSPIQLTRNFVTLKGVNDEAVTTAADTRESRLVLGNAEYALHVAPVADIDGRKNRISGVEVNGLTLVGKGDHQGTGIYVEHDNDRLHFFNIKMENMYQGIKLQGCDAITLARIDATDVVNGIDMNGGIQNMVTNSVFGSTQGGVTARISGESNLIFSHNKLTANDDRCANFIGCNRVNISDNEFTGNKMTFFDISGQNNLISDNLFTVNRSENQLNGKEADYGVIHVKGEYNHFTSNTIQVAWSDNIENPVTVNAAEGENNRFASFTIENTSSNQVFYISESSEVIDCGVTEENIKVKPSEAQDLTNAAYVITYDTPEEIEDDDEKASYAWFKKQFVNGKVITSATLTDEDLSAYDVIWVHIDRVGIGAGWDKLPLSADAIAALATYYKNGGNLFLSNHATQLVVPFGRTERAPGIFADGEGGDGADIWTINANIGMEYDHRAHPVFAGMVTSSQFPHETFPLIGPGRREDHNCMWDLNAYGFPALYPNAGNVVKAFEEENKATVLATWGHVTDYCCAGMVEFAPTAEYQGTCIALGLAAYEWNQNSNINVYQDNIVLMTKNILHYLSAKK
- a CDS encoding glycosyl hydrolase family 28-related protein encodes the protein MMKIKRYLLSTFCLCLFTACDSDDNLLCYGTHTEIEGDVTTFGAVGDGKTDCSKAINSAIASLPSEGGVVVIPEGDFVLDAPIVINKHNVTFKGLNPGMRSNIDVNGINELLGPGGGSKLVARNAEAAIKVETGVKGVKIMNLMVSGGTEAKNIGIHFAGTSDDGMLSNIIGINLHTGVKIEQAKNMQIINCWVCELPNSMVLIGGENINIKNCQLGAQPTGITCKAQGVNKLSFVNNQVYPDGRENLVLDGCNNCIVEGNNFKSYYNGILVLSGNDNRVNKNIFWLTGALQNQMLDHGDDFGIINVKGNNNMFVSNSLSCEWAYTDAVAVNATQGTGNVFKNCFIDNLESYRVFLVNAGTEVSNCVSSDKVSIVE